In Lonchura striata isolate bLonStr1 chromosome 3, bLonStr1.mat, whole genome shotgun sequence, the sequence ATCTAAATGAAAATCTAGGTGTCTCAGGAATTTTTTCTGGAGGAGAGGATTATTTTCCAGTATCAGAACATAAACTAACAAAAAAGCTTTTAAGTCGCTATGAGAAAGTAAGTGTGAAGAAAATACCACAGCGTAAGACTTATGGCTTGGAGAGCATAAATATAAGTGGGAAGAAGCAGAGTGGAGAGGACAGGCTAGAACAGGGTCAGAAATGCAAAGTTTTATTGCTAGTTTCAGAAGTAGACAGTAGTGATGAGGGTAATAGCACAAAGGTCCCTGGAAAAACCGCTGAACTCCAGCAGACATTTGGTGAAAAAGTAGCCATAAAAgcttcatttgaaaaaaaagaaaagcaaaaaaagagagagaaagataaTGAAGATAAAAGGAGCACAACTGTTGTTAAGGTACCAGAGTTTTTATGCAATGCAAATGAAAGAGTTAATCTAAGAATTATTCTAGATCAATGCAAATCAACATTTGAATCACAAAATACATCAAGGTCAAGTGATTTAAAATTGATTGAGCATAATTTAAACAATGAATATGCTAATCATGTATCAATTACATGATTACATTTTGAGATGCTTAAGATTTTTAAGTTCTTAGAAATTAATCTTTGTGTTTATCTTATGCTAATGTTTGCCATCCTTTTCTCCACCTAACTGATACTCAGCATGTTGACTAGAAAAATGAAATCTAAGAAGATGCAGTTTGTTACTGTATCTATATTTTTAGGTCTTCTTTTTCAAGCATAATACATTAGATTTTGTGTTTATGTGAGTATAAAAGATTTGATAAAAAATCAGTTTGCATACTTTGTTTCTATTGGGGGCTATTCAAAATTATAATACAGTGAAATATGGAGAGGAACTGAAGAAGCTGCCTTTGCATTAGCCTTTAGAAAGGTCTCAGATATCATATGAAAAATCAAGTAAATATGGTAAATTTTAAGTAACCCAACAGTTCATTTGAAAATGTTACTGTCGTCACCCTTCATGCCCGTTTGTATGATCATAGGAATAGAGGTGTGTTCTTACTTCATGTTAGCTCACATTTGGTAACTTAGCACCACAACCCCAGTGCTTATGAAGACACAAGGTATGTATAGTTTCAACTGTATTATTACTGGTGATTACACTTCTTGCTTTAAAGACTTGCTCTGGATCTGCCAATATGTGGAGACTACCAGCCAACTGGTTTTCATTAGGATTTTCCTAATTACCATGTTTACACTTCTGTGTCTGCACTGCAGAGCAGTTTGCTCTTACAAGTCCCCCAGCTGGgtcaggggtggcactgggactgGGGAGCACACTGTGGAGCACAGATGTATGGGGGTTTGGATACTGCTctttctggagctgctgcatcTTGGCTCTAAGatactgtttcttttcttggaGGGGAATTCCAACTTTTCTTGTGTCATTTGTGTTTGCAAGCTTAAATCTTTGTTCCAGCTTCTGCTGAACTGATTGAAGAAATGGTAGGCCACTTTCTCTTGTGCACTGTGTTCAGGTTATTGTTTGCTCTACGTATTTCTTTTGAGAGAAAGCCAAAGTGAGCTGTTTGGTGTTGCTTTCTGCTAAGAGGCATCTAACTGAAGTGAGAAGCTTCAGGATTTCTTCACTTTATGGATGTCTTTGTCAAGGGTTTCATACTTGGCTAATGGTAACTTCCTGAAGCCATGAAGGGAAGGTGATGGTGGTGGGAACTGCTCATCCTGCTTTCTGGACATACCATGTATACATGAGtaagtattttcctttctgcttttctaaGAGCCTAACATGTTCCATATGCTCTATTACAAAAAGTACATTCCAACTTATCTTATTCTTTTACAGATTTTAAGGAATAAGGAAGCATCCGCACGTCAGGCGTATTCAGATCTAATGGCACAGCAAAATAACACAGCTGATGAGAATAAAAAACTCATGGGAAAGGTAAAAACACTTGAGGAGAAGTTGGAGAatatgaagaaacaaaaattccaGGTGGAACAGGAACTCCCTAAAGTGAGAGAAGCTGCAGAAAAAGAGCGGAGGAAGCACCAAAATGAGATGGAAGAGATCTGTCTTCAGAAAACCAAGGCTGAGCAAGAGGCAAAGCAGTGTCGTGTAGATCTAGAAAGCATtgagagagagaaagcagaTGCAGAGCAGGAGTTGGAGTGTGTAAAGCAGTTCATTTTTCAGGCAGAGACTCAAAGAAGTATACTGGAAGAAAACCTCCGTGCTTTTCGAAATCAAATAGAAGAAAGCACCTTAACCAAAAGAAACCTTGAAGAGCTTCTAAGAAGAAAAGATACTAATCTTCATGAtttagagaaacaaaaaaaaaccttgatgcaggaactgaagaaaaaaacagatggaGAAGAGAAACTTGTGAAGCTCATCAAGCAAATGGAACAAGATCTTGACTTTAAAGGGAACCTATCAGAAGTAAAACTGCAAGAAAGAGAATCAACTGAATGCAGAAGGAAGGTTGTTGAAGGCACATACTCTGTAACTAGAGAAACTTCCCTGCCAACTTTCACAGCTGGGCAAGGCAGCCAATGTAGGATTGATTCTGAAATTACGAGTTTCCAGAAGAAACTGGAAGCCAAAAAAGTAGAAGAGCTTAAACAAAAGATAGATGAGTTGACCCTTGCTAACAAAAAAGCTGATAAAACTATTAAAGACCTGAAATATGAACTGAATGAAATTGAACTTCAAAAATCATCAACAGAAGAGAAGTCTcgtttattaaaagaaaaactagATAAAGTCAACACTGAACTTAAATGCCTAAAAATTAAGTTGGAGGAAAAAGACCAAGTAGATCAGGGGTATTTGCAGCAGTTGAAAGAACTGGACAGGCAGCTACAGAGAACCACAGGTAAATTGGAAGAGGTGATGCAAGAAAATATGGATCTTAAAAAACTTAAGATGAACTATCAGGAGGACCTGAAGTCTGTTCAGCAAGAAAAGACACAACTAAAAAGAGAAATAGAGGAATTAACCAGATCACAGACAAAAACTGAAATCACTATCAAACATTTAAATTCACAAATCAGTTCCCTTCAAAAAGAGAAGCTGGCAGCTGAACACAGAACACAGTCATGTAAAGGAGAAGCAAATAATCTTCAAGACCAAtataagaaaattaaagaacagttgcttcaaaaaacaaaagtagagaaagaaaatgagcaTGAAATTCAGATGCTGAAGAATGAATTAACCAAAAGCAATCAGGTGTCAGAAACATTGAAAAAACAGATAGAAGATCTTAATAAATGGAACACTGAAACAAAACTACTGATGAAGCAAATTCAGTCCGAATCAGAGAAGACGACTTTGGAAAAAGAAACTATTCAGAGGAAAAACGATGCTTTGAAAGCCCTAGCAGACGGTTTCAAAGAACAATTGCGTACAACAAATGAACAATTGCACAAACAAACAATAATTGAGCAAGAATTCATATGTAAAATCAAAAGCCTAGAAGTTGATCTTGCAAAAACAAAAGACTTAGCTAGTGACTATAAACAAAAATGTGATAAACAAAATGCTTCCACCCTCAGTATTGACCGGGAGgttaaaaatttaaatgctcAGGTGAATGCTCTAAATGTGGAAAAGAGAATGAGTGAGCAGAAGATGGCATTGCAACAAGCTCATATACAAGAACTAAgtagcaaattaaaaaaactgcAGGATGAACTCCATCAGAAGACTCTGGATGAACAGATGGCACGCAAGAAGATGATTCTGTTTCAGGAAGAATCCATTAAGTTTAAACACTCTGCAGAGgaatttaggaaaaaagttgaaaaattACTGGAATCCCATAGCATCACAGAAAAGGACATATCTGGTATAAAACTAGAATGTGTTGCTCTTCAGCAAGAAAAGCATATGGCTGAGGAAAACATCATGCTGTACAAGAGGCAAATGGAAGATCTGCAAGAAAGGCTCAAAAAATGTCATGAACAACTACAGCAAGGGAAGCAAGTTGAGATGGACTATCACCAGAAGTGCAGGAAACTCGAGGAAGAATTGGAAGTGCAGAAGCGCATGGTTGAGAACTTGAAACAAAAGATGGATCTGCAGGTCAGGGAGAGTGAACATAGGtttctttcatttcagaatGAAGTTCAGCAAAATAATAAGCTCCAAGATTCTGGATTTAAATTGAGCTGTGAGAGAAGAGGGAATGATTTCAATTACCTGAGTGGAACTGCAGCTAAAGAATTTGAACAGCTTCCTCCACATACCTCACCTTTGTTAAGGCAGAAACAGGAGCGATCAGGTTTTAAATCTGATcaaatagaagaaaatacattGTACGTGAGTGCTGATGACACAATACCAAGAGAGGTGCAGTTTCAGATGTCAAGCATAAACCAGTCATTAGAAGATTCAAATTCCCAGTCTTTTACGGAGTTTGTTTCGCAGACGAGTACACAGTTCCAGATAACTTTTGATAAAGCAAGCCAAATCTCTGGAACATCTGAAAGGGACACACTGAGAAACAGGAACCTACACAGTTCCAGACAAACCATTAGACATGGAGAAGACACAAAACATGAATTAGGAGTGGTAAAACTGCATCCCTTGGAGGTACACACTACATTTTGTGAGGGCTTGCCTTCCTAATGGTGCCTTTTACTAGTCCATTTTGTTGGTCGGTTTTGGCTATGCTTTATTACTATTCTTTAGTATTTCTTCTGTTCCTATCTTGGTGAAGGGAACCCCTTCTGTCTTACATGACACAAAAAGCTTTATATTAGACCTTATTGCCAGGTTTGTTAATGGCTAAgaaagattatttaaaaaatctgtattgAAAATAGGAATTAACATACACTGTTTTATCTTTATTGATAAAAGTAAGTTTTGATTAACAGCAGTAGGCTTATATAGTTACAAACAACAGTGATGTTTAGTCTAGTAATATTCTTGTTAttgaataaatatttgaaatggcAAATGCACTTCAAAACTCAAACTACTTATATCTCTGCTCACCAATCCTAGTAGCAGTTCTTCTTTCTGACTTGCATTCAAGTTCTTCCTTTGGTTTCTCTGGTGGTGGATTTAGGAGTGAATTATGTATACAGCATAGTCCACAGTCATATTTCTCACTGTGTCAAAAACTTCCTATTTACAGATAGTGAAGAACAAGCACTATGACATGCATGTTGAAGTCACAACATTAAACCAAGAAAATGACAAGACTTTTGGTAATGAAGAGAGAATGTTTCAGGGATACAAAACTTCAGAAGGGTTTAGGAAAGAAGACTTTGCAAAGATGAGCTCTTTCTTAGGAGACGAGGTTTTGAGGACTGTTGATGGTGCTACTCAGCTGGAATGTTTTACAGAGGAATATGATGCTATTAAATTTCAAGGTCTCCGACATGATGTAACTGCCAGGCAGTTGACTGAAGTTAAACTTTTAGACAGGCTCACTGTTGAACAGCTCATTTCAGGACAGAAAACTATTGATGAGGTTCAGAAAAGTCTTGAAAAATTTTTAACTAAACCTACAGCTATAGCTGGGCTATACCTTGAATCCAGCAAAGAGATACTCTCTTTTGCTTtagcaggaaagagaaaaatcataGGAAAAGCACTGGCCTTAGCATTTTTAGAGGCCCAAGCAGCCACTGGTTTCATTATTGATCCCACAACAGGTCAGAAATTCTCTGTTGATGATTCAGTTGTTAGAGGGCTTGCAGATAGTGAATTCAAGAGTAGATTGCTTGAGGCAGAGAAAGCTGTTCTGGGTTATTGCTGTTCTGGCAAAGTGCTCTCTGTATTTCAGGCTGTGGAAGCTAAACTTTTAGAAAgacaaaaaggtaaaaatatcCTTGAGGCTCAAATTGCATGTGGGGGGGTTATTGATCCTGTAAGAAGTGTTCGTGTACCTCCAGAAGCCGCTGTGCAGCTTGGCTTGCTTAAtaacacaattttaaaatttttgcatGAACCTTCAAGTAATGCAAAATGTTTTCACAATCCAAATAACAGGAAAGCTATGTACTACTGTGATTTGCTGAAAATGTGTTTGTTCAGTATCAGCAGTAAATGCTTTCTGCTTCCAGTTGGCGAAAGGAAAATAAGCAGCCCATCAGCAGAGAAAAGTCATAAAACTTCTGTAATAAATGTTGACACAGGAACTGAAATGACTTCATATGAggcttataaaaaaaattatattgatAAAGCTACATATCTTGAGCTTTCGAAACAGGAATTTGATTGGAAGGAGTCTACGTGTTTTGACTCTGATGgaaattcttttcttttgcttacagATCTTAAAACAGGTATACAGTTTAATATTGAGGAGACCTTAAATCAGGGTGTAATTGACAGAGCATTAGTCAACAAATATAAGGAGGGCCTCATCACAGTTAATGAGTTTGGTGATATTTTAGTGAGCACTTTACAGCCAAATAAAGATTTAAATAGTCCTATTGCAGGATTCTGGCTTTCTGAAACCAATGAAAGGATTCCAGTCTTGAAAGCCTCACGCAAAAATTTGGTGGACAGAGTGACTGCCCTCAGATGTCTTGAAGCTCAGGTTTGCACAGGAGGTGTAATTGATCCATTTACGGGCAAAAAGTACAGTGTTTCAGAAGCTTTGCAAAGGGAGTTAATTGATGATGGTTGTgccaagcaaatccagcagtgTGAGCTGATCTTTACTGGaataattcatcctgtaaggaACACTGTTATGTCAGCTGTTGAAGCTGTGCATCTAAGTGCCATAGACAAAGAAATGGGCATGCGCTGCCTGGAGTATCAGTACTTGACTGGTGGCTTGATAGATCCAAAGTCGCATTCCAGGTTAACAATGGAAGATGCAATTAAAAATGGTATTATTGATGCTATCACAGCTACAAAGATGAAGGATGAAAAATTGCACATTAAACTTTTAACATGCCCCAAAACTAAGAAGAAGATAACCTACAAAGAAGCTTTAGATAAAGCTGTTTTTGATTGTCACACTGGCCTGAGGTTGTTAGAAGCAGCTCAGCCCATGAAAACAGGAATTTCCAGTCTTTACTATAATTCATAGTGGGCAAAATATATTAATAGTCATTTTGGGCTCTGCTCTAAAACCTGTTAAGGAAAATATCTATGATGGCCTTTATGAAAAATCGTAAGTGGTGTTTTCTAGCATTAATTAGTTGCAGTAAAACTAATTGTTATGAAAAATTAACCTAAACCACTGAAACTGGAATTAGATATTACTTAttgcaaaactgaaatttttagAAAAGCAGATTCATAATTTCATAATGCAAGCTATGTGTTCAGTCTTTACCTGAAGGCCTTGTCTGTCATTATTTTACATGTAGGTAGTGTAAAGGAGAAATTATACTGAAGTTGATGGAGTTAGTATTAGTTCAAAGTGGGTAGATTTAAGTGAGACAAGAATCATATTCTTACAGTAAGGTTGAAAGGGATTGCCCATTTTGTGGGTGAAAGCAGTGTAGAATTTTGGGTGACCTGTtacttaaattaaaattacaaatcAGTCTGCAGATACCATTTGTTTTACAAGAGTGACAATAAAATGTACGGCATTTAAATCTGCAGTGCAGTAATTACACATGCATCAGTAGTTTTTCTCACACTGGTATTTCATAAATTTTAAGGGGCTGCTTACAGCAGAAAGTTGTGTTTCCTGACCTGAATTTTCTCTTatttcatgttatttttttcttagactTGTTTTCTGCTCTAATAGGCAAATGAATTGCAATTACATatcaaattttttaaaaatccatttaaacaaaatgttttcatttttacttaGGGTACATGGAAGGGCTTAAGCAGGTTTTCTCAGTATTGATGAATGTTCACCAAACAGATTGTACTTATATGAAAAGGAGTATGTTTTCCTATGCAGAAAAAGATTAAATGTCTCagtattttacttttgttttttattgtttctgtaGACAAAAACATACATAAAAACAATGTATTCTTCCTAATTGTAATTTGGTAATCCATGTGCATAATGTGCAAAATATTGTTATGCTATACTGGTTGTACATATCCTTACCTGAGGGTAATGCAAAGGCAGCATTTCAAAGGTACTTTGTATGCAAATGCTTTTTTGATTTTATCTGCTGAGTAATGGCTGGGAAACTGTGCTTTTTCTTGCTATCAATCATTTTATAAtgattgtgtgtgtgtatgaatAAGAACATTTATCATAATTAAAAATCACTTGAGGtattattttattgttgtttataATTATGTGGCATTTTTGTTCCTACATCAAAGTGTCATAGTAATGCATGTggcagtaaataaaaaataaataattttatgtttatGTGGTGATAATAATGGCATTGTGATAGAATTGTGTTTCTACAGACAGTAATGTTGCATATTTCAACAATTTGCATTTACATGTTTCTTTACAATTCATGGCACTCATCAGAAATCAatggaagaagagaagaaggaaCATGTTGAGAAAGCTGGGGATTTACTGAAATGGGTGTCAAACCTCAGCAAGACACTCAGtaaagaagaaggagaaaaggctgaaaaaacAGATTTACCTAAGCAGCAGGTACACAGATGTCTTTTGATAAAGCACCACTTCCTCTTTTTAGGTTTTTGTGTAGATTAAAATGCCAAAATAAttcataaatactttttttcccctcctacACATCACCATACACATTTTCCTCAGGACATAATTTCACATTTGTTTGTGAGTAGAGATTTGGGTAAATAAACATCAATGTTTAGGGACACAACCATGTTACTCAAGAAGAAGCTCCCACTGCTTTTTCCAGACCACCTAGCGTATGACATATTCTGACACTGCAAAATATCAGTTAGCGAAACTGGACCCTGCATGCATGTCAGCCTTTGTAGAGGGAGAGTGCATTCTGTCAGGAAGGCATTTTGGGCACCAGGAAGGAGAAGGTTGGTAGGAGGGGCCTGAGGGCCAAGTTtctatttatttgcttttgaaaagtTAATTGGAGTGGCCCTCTTAAGATATAGTCAAAACTGCTGTTCTAGGAAGTGCGGCAGATGTTGACTGAGGCCTCTGTTATCAAACTAGTCCTTGAGTGGCCCACCTTGATGCCTTTTATTTGACAGGACGTTGTCACTGTGTGCAGCTATAACTCAGACCAAAAATTTCCATCTGTGAAGTTTCATGTCATTTTAGGACCTTCTCTCCTGGGCTTCCCCATGAAATAGCTTAGTTACATCTTAAAAGGTTTCAGTAGGTGAAGGCTTACCTGCACATTGtgcagcagagggacagagcaATGTCTTGTCCACATCCCTCAGTACACTGCTGGATGTGTCATCATGCAAACATGATTTTGGCCCTCTTGTAATCCTgttcctttgggttttttttggtgatgcTTTCTGATGCCAGAGCCACTGGACCAGCATGTGCATATGTCTGTCTTGCTGTTATGGAGGTTGGAAATCCTGATGACCACTGTTCTGGCATATAACTTGTTCAGAGAGGACCAGTGCTAGCTCTGAGTTTGTCTGAGTATATCTACCCCTATCAGGAGGAAGTAAGCTTCCACTGATTTGAACATATTGATTGGTAAATTGCTAGTAGTTAAAATCATGATTTGCACAAGCATTCAGTGCTGGTCCTCTTCTGCCCTTGTTAATGACTACACTGCAAACCTTTATCAGTCCTGGGCCAGCACTCAACTCCTTAGAACATCTCAGCTTACCACAGCAACTGTGGGTGTCATCTCCTCTGTCCAGCCTGAGCCTCCAGTGAGTAACCTGTGAGTTGGCTGTCTTGGCTTCCTGTGGGAGGTGGGTGTTTGCTTAGGGTCTTTCCTTCCCTTGTGAAGCCACCTGGTGAGGTGGCTGCATCTTTCAGAGGTGCCTGGGTTTGTGTCTCCACTGAATAGCAATGCTGTCTTGACAAGTTGTGTAGAAACATATAGAAACTGGTGATTTCATAGCTAATGTCAGCTGAAATACATTTCACACAGAAGATTGGGGTTGCTCTGGGGTGTAACCAGGTATTGGGAAGAAAAGCTGATGCCACTAGTGACAGGGTGCACACAGCAGCCATGGTGACACTGATTCCCTGAGTAAAGTGGAACTTGTGGCCTCATCTGCTGCTTCAGCCTGCTCACCTCATCTTCTTGCATAGTACATCCTGTGGTTCTCTTGGTTCCTGTGCAAGCAGTACAAGCGGTGAGATTGTGGCTTGCTGGTGGTGATTGCAAAAGGAGACTTTTTGGGCCCTTTGATACAATGCATAAAAGGACAAATTGATTGTGTCCAGAGCCAGGTGAATGAAGGGCCCAAGCACCTTGCTTTAGAGCTAGCACCTATGTTGAAAATATCTCCAGCTTGCAGAACTCCCTTTCGATAATTTGCCTTTATTTATCGAATATGAGTGCTTTTATTTGAAGAGACTGCAGGTAGTTTCTCAGAAAAGTTAGAAGATTAATTTCCCAAAAGTTCCTCTACCAGAACAAGTCCTTCAGTGAGGACGGCACAGAACTGATAGTGTGGacaataataattaataattcattttttcccAGGTGTCTCATACTGCATTTATCtctgtaatttaatttcatgAAGGCTTGTGATCTTCTGATAagttttttcagaaatttgttATCTCTCATTTTGGTGAGCAACTTGAACATGACTATAGTAGACAACATTTATAAAGCAGCTATAAACTGTGCCAGCTATAATAAGTGATTTTAAATAAGTGGTTAATTTTCCATCAAATAGCCTTTTGAAATATACTATTTGTTTTGCCCAATAGTTTTCTAAAAACAGCTTGCTTGCTCAAAAGACATATCACAATGACTTGCTCATATGTAAATGATACAATACCAATAAATAATATTGCTCTATCGATAgccagtattttttaaaaaaatcaagctcTGATATTATTGAAATTAGTCCCAGATAAAAATaaggttttatttgtttcattttgtttatttatgtacattatTAAGTCTTGAACAcaggttatttatttttcaggtttCCCTCCATGAAATGTCAACCAAGAAAGAACAAATAGCTGAAGCTCTGCAGACTACTCAGTCATTTTTAGCTAAGCACAGTGACAAGTat encodes:
- the DST gene encoding dystonin isoform X7; translation: MNSSSYSYHSSDSLFSNSTSTRTSVDSNENFLSVNCGPTLIKSCISFGNGTLEGNRLEMLQQIANRIQRDSRNCEDKLILARNALQSDTKRLESGLQFQHEAEIAGYLLESENLLRQQVIDAQILIDGKYYQADQLVQRVAKLRDDLMAIRTECSSVYNKGHGLTTEQTKLMISGITESLNSGFTTNLTPELNAAMTQGLTPTLTSSSLTSGLSSGLTSRLTPTITPAYPSGIPPRLIQSYVTGVDSGTLQTLKLMQIRKPLMKSAFVDQNLTEEEVNMKFVQDLLSWVEEMQVQLDRAEWGSDLPSVESHLENHKNVHKAIEEFESSLKEAKMSEIQMTAPLKLTYAEKLHKLESQYSKLLNTSRNQERHLDTLHNFVSRATRELIWLNEKEEEEVAYDWSERNPNITRKKEYHAELMRELDEKEEVIKSVQEIAEQLLLENHPARLTIEAYRAAMQTQWSWILQLCHCVEQHLRENAAYFEFFSDAKEAMEYLKNLKDTIYRKYSCDRSSSLHRLEDLVQESMEEKEQLLQYKSTVAGLVGRAKAIIQLKPRNPDCVLKTSIPIKAICDYRQIEITIYKDDECVLANNSHRAKWKVISPSGNEAMVPSVCFTVPPPNKEAIDTANRIEQQFQNVLALWHESHVNMKSVVSWHYLTNEIEVVRAGNVASIKTMLPGEHQQVLSNLQSRFDDFVEDSQESKIFTSSDTAQLEREVNVCKQYYQELLKSAEREEQEESIYNLYISEVRNIRLRLESCEERLIRQIRTPMERDDVHENVLRISEQEKLKKELDRLKDDLGVITDKCEEFFSQAAGSPSVPTLRSELNVVIQNMNQVYSMSSIFIDKLKTINLVLTNTQTAESLVKHYETKLCEEEAVTADKNNIENLMGTLKQWRSEVDEKRQTFHALEDELQKAKMISDQMFKMHKERDLDFDWHKEKVDQLAERWQNVHSQIENRLRDLEGINKSLKYYKDTYNSLDTWIQQVEDTQRKIQEIHPENSKALAKQLNQHKMLVSEIEMKQSKIDECQKYSEQYSAAVKDYELQTMTYRAMVDSQQKSPVKRRRMQSSSDFIIQEFMDLRTRYTALVTLMTQYIKFAGDSLKRLEEEEILRNKEASARQAYSDLMAQQNNTADENKKLMGKVKTLEEKLENMKKQKFQVEQELPKVREAAEKERRKHQNEMEEICLQKTKAEQEAKQCRVDLESIEREKADAEQELECVKQFIFQAETQRSILEENLRAFRNQIEESTLTKRNLEELLRRKDTNLHDLEKQKKTLMQELKKKTDGEEKLVKLIKQMEQDLDFKGNLSEVKLQERESTECRRKVVEGTYSVTRETSLPTFTAGQGSQCRIDSEITSFQKKLEAKKVEELKQKIDELTLANKKADKTIKDLKYELNEIELQKSSTEEKSRLLKEKLDKVNTELKCLKIKLEEKDQVDQGYLQQLKELDRQLQRTTGKLEEVMQENMDLKKLKMNYQEDLKSVQQEKTQLKREIEELTRSQTKTEITIKHLNSQISSLQKEKLAAEHRTQSCKGEANNLQDQYKKIKEQLLQKTKVEKENEHEIQMLKNELTKSNQVSETLKKQIEDLNKWNTETKLLMKQIQSESEKTTLEKETIQRKNDALKALADGFKEQLRTTNEQLHKQTIIEQEFICKIKSLEVDLAKTKDLASDYKQKCDKQNASTLSIDREVKNLNAQVNALNVEKRMSEQKMALQQAHIQELSSKLKKLQDELHQKTLDEQMARKKMILFQEESIKFKHSAEEFRKKVEKLLESHSITEKDISGIKLECVALQQEKHMAEENIMLYKRQMEDLQERLKKCHEQLQQGKQVEMDYHQKCRKLEEELEVQKRMVENLKQKMDLQVRESEHRFLSFQNEVQQNNKLQDSGFKLSCERRGNDFNYLSGTAAKEFEQLPPHTSPLLRQKQERSGFKSDQIEENTLYVSADDTIPREVQFQMSSINQSLEDSNSQSFTEFVSQTSTQFQITFDKASQISGTSERDTLRNRNLHSSRQTIRHGEDTKHELGVVKLHPLEIVKNKHYDMHVEVTTLNQENDKTFGNEERMFQGYKTSEGFRKEDFAKMSSFLGDEVLRTVDGATQLECFTEEYDAIKFQGLRHDVTARQLTEVKLLDRLTVEQLISGQKTIDEVQKSLEKFLTKPTAIAGLYLESSKEILSFALAGKRKIIGKALALAFLEAQAATGFIIDPTTGQKFSVDDSVVRGLADSEFKSRLLEAEKAVLGYCCSGKVLSVFQAVEAKLLERQKGKNILEAQIACGGVIDPVRSVRVPPEAAVQLGLLNNTILKFLHEPSSNAKCFHNPNNRKAMYYCDLLKMCLFSISSKCFLLPVGERKISSPSAEKSHKTSVINVDTGTEMTSYEAYKKNYIDKATYLELSKQEFDWKESTCFDSDGNSFLLLTDLKTGIQFNIEETLNQGVIDRALVNKYKEGLITVNEFGDILVSTLQPNKDLNSPIAGFWLSETNERIPVLKASRKNLVDRVTALRCLEAQVCTGGVIDPFTGKKYSVSEALQRELIDDGCAKQIQQCELIFTGIIHPVRNTVMSAVEAVHLSAIDKEMGMRCLEYQYLTGGLIDPKSHSRLTMEDAIKNGIIDAITATKMKDEKLHIKLLTCPKTKKKITYKEALDKAVFDCHTGLRLLEAAQPMKTGISSLYYNS